GCTGTTCAGGCGCGCCTGGCCGGCGTGCAACTGTTCGTCTGCATCCACGGCAATCGCCAGCCCTTCCAGCTTGAGGCGTTGCCGCAACGCATCGACCTCCGCAGGCGGCACCCACAAGGTCAACGCCTGGTCCTGGCGAAACGCGCTCAAGGCCTGGCGGGTACTGCGCACTACACGGTCGGCGTTGTCCAACTCGCCCAGCACTTCACGCACGATGCCCAGGGCCAGGTCGGCCAAAGACGCTTCCAGGCTGCTCAAGTAGTGCTGCACCTGGGACTGGGTGTGCAGCAGCAATTGCGCGACCTGTTCAGCCCCCGCTTGCCGGGCGCTTTCGAAGCCTTCGGCGCGGGCGCTGCTCAGCCATTGTTCGCTGTCGGCCTTGATCTGTTCAGCCTGTTGTTTGGCCGCTTGCAGGAAGGCAAAGCCGTCGCTCCATAACGCGGCGTCTTCGGCGCGCAGGATGCGGGCGGTGGGACGGCTCGGCAATTCGCTCATGGCGTCATCTCCTCGGCCAGCAGGCACGCGGCGGCGGCCTGGACAATTTCCAGGTCACGGGGCACTCGGGCGCTGAGGCCCTGGGGGAAGGCGAAGCGCAAACGCAACCAGCCCTGCCAATCGGCATGCTGGGCGTGCAGCCAGGCGGCGACACAGCCTTGGCCGTCGCGGTCGATGGCCTCGATCAATTCGCCGGGATCGCGCAGTAAATCCGCTGCGCCGCCGAGTTGGCGCAAGGCCAGGGCTGAAACGAAGACTTCAGCACCCAGGCCTTCGCGCAGCTCATTGACCACCTCGCGGCGGATCTCCCGGCTCAGGGTCGCGGCATGCCAGATCGCCCCGCACAGCCTCGGCAAGCGGGCGAACTGCGCGGGTGACAGCAGCAAGACCGACAAGTCTGCCGCCAACGGCGTGACCAACTGGTCCATGGGCGCCAGTTGATAATGGCTGACCAGCAACTGCTCCAGGCGCTGGCGAAAACGCGGCTGGCCGTGCATCGCCTGCAGCACGGCGTCGGGAAATTCATCGGCAAAACACGCGCCCAGGCTCGGCCCGCGTACAAACTGCAGCGGCTCGGCGATCAGCCCCTGCCAGCGTTCGAACAGACTCATTCACCCTCCTTGAGCACATACAGCGCCTGGGACTGGCGACGCGTCCATTGCTGACGGGCCAGCACTCCCACGGCGCCGAGGGCGATCAACAGAAGCGCACCAAACATCAGCCGCGCCTGGGTCAGGTTGTCTTCCAGCAGCCACAGGCCCATGAAGCGGGCCAGGCGCGGCTGTGCCGGGTTGTTGCTGATGGCCACAGCGGCTTTGATTGCCGTCACCGAAACGCCGTCGTAACTCAGGCCGGAAATACCGTTGGCGACCAGGGTCTTGATCTGCGGGATCAGCGTATTGATGTCGGTGCCTGGGTCGTAACGCACCAATACCGAGGCCGACGACGGCGAAATCACGCGTTTGAGCAAGTCGTTGTCCGGCAGCACCACGTGCACGCGGGCGGCGACGATGCCGTCGATCTGCGACACCGAGTGGGACAGCTCTTCGCTCAGCGCATAGATCATCTGCGCTCGCTCCTGCACCGGCGACGACACCAGGCCATTGCCCTTGAACACCTCGCCCATATTGGAAAAGCTCTGTTGCGGCAGGCCGGCGTTGTCGAGCAGGGTCATGGCTTCGGCAAAGCGTGACTCATCGACCACTACCTTGAGCTGGCCATTGTCCTGGGCCTTGCGTTCCGCCGGGATGCCACCGCGCAGCAGTACCGCGACCATGGCGTTGGCATCGCGCTCGCTGAGGTTGGTGTAGAGGTCGGTGTTGCAGGCTTGCAACAGGCTGGCGAGCAGGCCGATCAGCAGCAGGCGCAAGGCGCGGTTGGGGCTTGGCATGGCGTTATTGGCCCTTGAGCAGTGTGTTGGCGGAACCGGAAATCTGCGTCGCACCGCGCACCACCATCTGGGTTTCGATGGAGTAGTCGAACATCTTGCCCAGGGAGTGGACGATCTGGTCGACCTGTTGCTCACCGACCTTTTTCCCCGGCTCGCCTTGAGGTGAAGCGCTGGCGGTGCGGATCTCTGCCGAAGCCGGTGGCGGCGCCGACGGGTTGTTGGTGAGCAGGTCGGCGCGCTCGGAAAACGCCCGCGTGCGGTCGATGAAACTGTTCATGCGCTCCATCAGGCCCGAGCCGATCTGGTGCGGGCTGGCGCCTTCGGGCATGCCCTTGGCGGTGTTGGCCATGTGCTCGAACAGGTTCTGCGAGGCCCCGGCGGGCCCCGCGCCAGCAGACGGCGGCAGCGCCGAAGCGCCGGCGGCGAGACTGATAGTCATAGGGGCTTCCTACTCTTCGTCGTCATCGGACATGGCGTCGTTCAGCAGTTCCTGCATCTTCGGCATGATGATGAACTGACCGCCGATGGTGACCGCCTGGGTGATCAACGCATCAGTGAACTCGGGGTCATCGGCTTCGTTGGGTTTGTCGGCGGCCTTGGCGTTGTCCACCGCGGCATTGAACTTGGCTTCAGGGCTGGCGCCACCAGGGGCGAGATTGCTGTCTACGGCCGTTACGGACATGGTGCTGCTCCTTTACTGGGTTGGGGTTTCGGTACTGACTTGCGCGCCACGGAACACCCGCACCCCGCGCTCGCGCGCCACCGGGGCGGCCACGACCTTGGGTTGCAGGTGATCCACATGCTGCTGCACCAGCGCCAGGTACGGCGGTGGTCCGGACACGAACACTTCATCGCCCTCGGGGCCGTTGCGCATGGACAACTGCTGGCCGAACACATCGAGGTTGCTGAGGTAGGCCTGCAACTGGTCGAGGTCCAGGGCGTTGGCCTTGAAAAGCTTGGTGCTGATTTCATCGCTGGCATTGAGGTACAGCAGGTTGCCGTCGAAGTACCAGGTGAGGCCGTTGGTGCTGCACAGGGTCTGCAGGAACTCACCGGCAGTGGCGCCGCGAATCGTGCTGCGGGCCTTGCCGCGCACCTTGTCGGAAAGCACCAGGGGCACGTCGAGGTTGTGGCCGAATTCTTCCAGGGCGCTGCGTACATCCTGGTCTACCAGCACGTAGGCATAGGGCTGGGAGAACCACGCCGGTTCTTCGGCGGCATTGGCAAAACGGCTGCCGAACAGGCATAGGACGGCCAGCAAAAATATGCTTACATGGCGTCCGCCTTCGCCAGACGAGTTGTGACGATGTCCAAGAATTTTCTGCTCGCCAGTACCCTGTTGCTGGCGGCCTGCTCCAGCAAGCCCGCGACCGATTCCGACAAGTCGTTGCAACTGGCCAATGACCTGAGCAAGCGCGGCGACTACGCCAGTGCGGCCGCGCTGTACGAGCGTGCGGCGCAGCAACCCGGTGCCGGCATCGAGTTGTGGCTCAAGCTCGGCCAGGCCAAGCTCGACGCCAAGGATGCGCTGGGCGCCGAGCGGGCTTTCCAGCAAGCCCTGGGGTTCGATGCGCACAATGCCGACGCCCTGCTCGGCCTGGGCACCGCGCAATTGCAGTTGGGCAAAACCCAGCGTGCCGTCACTGCCCTGGGCCAGGCGGCGGAGATTGGCGGGTTGCCAGTGGCCTACACCCGCCTGGGTGTGGCGCAGATCCTCAATGGCCAGGCCGCTGCGGCGCAAACCGCGTTCGCCAAGAGCCTGAGCCTCAAGCCCGACGACCTCGACAACCGCTGCAACCTGGCCCTGGCGTATGCGTTGGGTGGGCAGTCGCAGCTGGCGGTGGAGACCATCGCACCGGTCGCGCAGTCGCCCCGCGCCTTGCCCCGGCATCAGCGTAATGAGTTGTTGGTGATGGTGTTGGCGGGGTATGAGCAGCGGGTGACGGGGTTGCCGCTGGATGACATTCCAGCTGCCGAACGTGCACGGTTGGTGACGGAAGCCAAGCGCATCAAAGCCATCAGTGACCCGGTGGCGCAGGCTCGGGAGTTGGGGTTGGTAGACCCGCGATAAGCGGTTCATTGCTGGCCTCCCGCGGCGCCGGCCTTGGCTTCCTGCTGGTCCTTGCGCCGCTGCAATTGCTCGCGGTCGAAACCTTCGATGTACACCTGGGCCGCGCGGCCCACGGGCGCGGCCATCACCGGGCCGGTTGGGCGGCCTTGGGTCAGGTCTTGCTTGCGCTCGACCATTTGCATCAGGTTCAGGTTGTTCGCGCAGCCCAACGCCAGGGTCGGCTTGAAGTCTTCGCCCAGGCCGATGGTGTCGGTGGCCGGAGGCTGCTGACACTGGGTCGGCAAGCCATCCGCGCGGTACTCGGACGAGTAATACGTCGGCGCCAGGTGGGTCTGGCAACCCATTAGCGCCAGGGGCAACAGCATCAATACGCGTAAAGCAGTCATGGCAGTCCCCCTGATCAATTCATGTAGAAACCGAACGCCCCGCCGCTGCGCGGTCCGGTGGCCGCTGCGGTAGCCGGTTGTGCGTCGAGGGGCGTGGCGAGGGTGCGACCACGCACCGGCTCCACCAGGTACGGGGTGATGAGGATCACCAGTTCGGTTTCATTGCGCTGGAAGCGCTTGGAGCGGAACAGGTTGCCGAGGATCGGCAGGTCGCCCAGCAGTGGCAGTTTCTCGATGTCCTGGCTGCTTTCACGCTGGAACAGCCCGGCGATGGCGAAGGTCTGCCCACTGCCGACCTCCACCCGCGTATCGGCGCGACGCACGCTGAAGGACGGCACGTGGAAGTTGCCGAAATCCACAGTGCCGCCGCTGACCACGCTGCTGACTTCGGGGCGCACTTGCAGGGCGATGCGGCCGTTGGGCAGCAGGGTCGGGTTGAACAACAACGACACGCCGAACGACTTGTATTCGATGCCCACCAGGTCACGATTGACTGGCACCGGGATCGCCACTTCGCCACCCGCAAGGAAACTCGCGGTCTGGCCGGTCATGGCGGTGATATTCGGTTCGGCTAGGATCTGCAACACGCCGTTGGCCTGCAACGCATCGAGCATGCCGTCGATATTCACGTTGCCTGAACCGGCACCTGCTGCTGCCAAGCCGCCTGCCGTGGCGGCGGCCAGTGGTCCGCCGGTGATCAGGCCGAAGGAGAAGGTGCCGTTGTTGAACATGGCGTTCCAGTTCACACCGTAGTGCAGCAGCTCGGAGCGCGACACCTCGGCAAAACGCACACGCAGGTTCACTTGGGCGGAGCCTGCGTATTCGGTGGTGTTGATCGCGCTCTGGAAACCTTGCCCCTGAGGGTTGAGCAAGGCATTCAGGTCGGTCGCTTCCGCCACCGAACCCAGGGTGCCCTTGGCGACCAGGCGGTTACCGGCGCCGCTGATCTGTGCGCCGTTGCCGGGGTGCAGTGCCTGCATCGGCGTGCTCACCGCCTGGCTGCCACTGCTCACGGCCAGGGTCAGGCTCGCCAGTTGTTTGCCGTCGCTGCCCAGGGCAATCAGGCTGGTGTTGCCCGGCGCCTTGCCGAAAATATAGATCGTGCCCGGCGACACCACTTGCAGGTCGGCCACATTCGGCTCGGCCACCAGTACTGAATCCACCGGCGCGACAAAATGCAGGATGCGCCCTTCACCGGAGGCCAGGGCAATCGAGCCCCCGGCGCCGGCCGCGATTTCCTGAGCCTGGCTCACACATGCAAAAACACTCAGCAACAGCACACAAAAACGCATCATGAGGCGGACGCCAGGGGGGTGACGGAAGCCGCGACAGGCGCGCGGCGGTTGGAGATTTCGGTGAGGCTGATGGTCACCAGCGCTTGCAGGTTGTACTCGGTGGCCAGCTCGCGGAACGACAGCACCGCCAGCTCCAGCTCACCGCGCAGTACCAGGCGGCGCAGGCTGCGACGCAGTTCCGGGTGCACCAGCAACACCGCACTGTTGACCTCGCGGGTGTTGTCACAGGCCTGGCGCAGTTGGGCGAGCAAGGCGCGGCTGACTTCTTCGGGAATCAGTTCGCGCTGCGGCTCCTGGCGGCGCAAGGAGGCACGTAGTTGATCTTCCAGGCCCGGCGCCAGTACCAGCGCACCGATCACGCGGTTGCGGTCGGCGTATTGATGGCTGATCTGCCGCGCCAGCGCGGCGCGCAAGTGTTCGGCCAGGCGCCCGGCGTCGGTTTCGCGGGCGCCCCACTCCACCATGGCTTCCAGCAAAGCGCGCTGGTTGCGGATCGACACGCCCTCGCCAACCAACAGGCGCAAGGTTTCGGCCACCCGTTGCAGCGGCACCAGGCGCAAGGCCTCCTTGACCAGTTCACCGTAGGTCGCCTCGGTGCGCTCCAGCAGCAGGCGGGTTTCCTGGATGCCGAGGAAGTCGGCGGCATAGCGACGCAGGCTGCGTTCCAGCACGCCGCGCAATACTTCGTCGGGCAGCAGGAAGCCGATGCCGGCGTTGCGCAGGGTGTCTTCGTGCTGGCGTTCGACCCAGTGGGCGCTGCGACCATTGAGGGGGGAATCGGCCTGCACAGTGGCGATGTCCAGCAGCTGCACATGCACCGGATCGTCCTGCACCAGCAGGCAGTTGATCGGCAATTCGCCTTCGCTCACCGGCACGCCTTCCAGGGACACGCGGAAACTGCCCGGCGTGGCCTTGGCCTCCATGTAGATGCCCGGCACCGGCATGTCCACGCCGAGTTCGGTACGCAGGTCGTGGCACAGCGCTTCTACGCGCTGGCGCAGCAGTTGGCGCGGCGCGCTCTGGGACATGCCGCTGCCGAGGGTCAGCAGCACACGGGTATCGGGCAGCAGGTTGTCATCCAGCTCGGCCTGCACTTCGACCACCGGTTCCGGCGTCTCGACCAGCACTTCCAGCTCAGGCTGCCGGTGATGGCGGCGGTACATCATGAACGCCGCACCACCAAACACCAGGGACAGACCGAGGAACACCCAGGTAGGGAACCCCGGCAACAGGCTCACACCAATCATGATCAAGGCGGTCAAGCCCAGCGCACGGTAACTGGCGCCCAGTTGCTTGATGATCTCGCTGCCCAGGTCCCCCGCTTCGCCGTCGCTGTTGACGCGAGTGACCACAGTGCCCGCCGCCACCGAAATCAGCAGCGCCGGAATCTGCGCGATCAGGCCGTCACCCACAGTCAGCAACGAGTAGGTGTGCACCGCGACGCCGAAGGGCATGTCGCGCTCGATCATGCCGATCAACATGCCGCCGAGCAGGTTGACCGCAAGGATCACCAGACCGGCGATGGCATCGCCTTTGACGAACTTCATGGCGCCATCCATCGCGCCGAACATCTGGCTTTCACGTTCCAGGCGCGAGCGACGGCGACGGGCTTCGGCCTGATCGATGTCGCCGTTGCGCAGGTCGTTGTCGATGCTCATCTGTTTGCCGGGCATCGCGTCCAGGGTGAAGCGCGCAGCCACTTCCGCCACACGCTCGGCCCCCTTGGTGATCACCACGAACTGCGCCACGGTAATGATCAGGAACACCACCATGCCCACCACCACTTGCCCGGCAATCACAAAGTCGCCGAAGGCCTTGACGATATGGCCGGCGTCGCCGTGCAGCAGAATCAAACGCGTGGTGGTGATCGACAGCGACAACCGAAACAATGTGCTCAACAGGATCAGCGGCGGCAGCGCGGAAAACTCCACCGAATGGCCGATGTAGAACGCCACGATCAGGATCAGGATGCTCAGGGCGATGTTAAGGCCGATCAGCGCATCCACCAGGTAGGTGGGCAGCGGGATGATCATCATCACGATCGCCATCAGCATAAACGCGACGATGATCACGTCGGTACGCTGCGCAGCGAGGCGCGCCAGGTTGTTCAGGCGGTTGAGTGCACTCATGCGCCAGCCCTGCGTGCGGCCAGGTAGCGTTTGAAGCATTGGCGCGCTTCGTCCTTGCGCTCGCCGTACCACAAGGCACGGGCGCGCAGCAGCAACAGGCTGGCAGATTCGCCTTCCATTGCCACCAGGCGGTCCAGGGCACTCAGGGCGCGGGCGGCGTCGCCGCTGTCGGTGAACGACAGCACCAGCGAGCGCAGCAACACACCGTCGTGGGGTGCGACGCTGACGGCAATCAGCAACATCACCAGGGCGCGCTGGGACTGGCCATTGCGCCGATACAGTTCTCCAATGCCCTTGAGCAGTTGCACGGCGTCGTCGTTTTCGCGGGCCATCAGGTATGCACCTCCGAGCGTTGCTGTTCGAGGTTGCGGCGCATCTCGATCTCTTCGCCGATCAGCTCGACAGCCAGTGCCTTGATGTGTGGCTCGGCGTCCAGGCCGGGCAGGATGTGTTCCATCACATGCTCCAGCAGCTCCAGCGAACGCGCGCCGCCGAACAGCAACGAGTCGACGCCGGCAGCGGCGGTGAGTGCTTCGAGGTCACTGCGCAGGGAGCGGCGGGTCTGGGTCTTGCGGGTCTTGAGCACCGCTTCGAAGGCGGTGGCCTGGCGCGAATTGACCGGGCGAACCGCTTCGACCGGCGCACTGCGCACATCACTGGGAATCAACGGGCGGGGTTCGACTTTCATCCCAGGGCCTTAGCTTAAAAGCATGGTCACAGCGTGAAGGTGAAGCGCTCCTCGCCACGGGCGAGGATCACTTGGTTGTTTTCGATGCGTTCCAGCACCCAGTTGTCCGCCAGGGCTGCGCCGGGGTACAGGCGCTTGCCGCTGTCGTTGATCACGTAGGGCTGGGCGCCAAACCATACGGCCTGGAAGCGCACGCGCGGCGCGGCGGCATCGGCGCGGGCCGTCACACGCGGGTTGAGCACGACCTGCTGGCCGTAGCGCTGGTCAAACGCCTGCTGCAAGGCCAGCCACTGTGGCTTTTGCGACTGTTCAAAGGTGCCGGTGGCGCTGAGCTGGCCGTTGCTGTCACTGATTTTCACGGTGTCCAAGCGGGCGGTTTGTAGCTGCTGCTCCAACCAGGCTTTGGCTTGCTCGCGGGACGGTTTTTTCAGTGGTGCAACCTCATCGACAGCGACCGGTGCGGGCAACAGTGGCGCTTCGCTACGAACCGCCAGCGCCCCTGCACAGATAAACAGCAGGACGGTCGCGACAATCCAGGGGGTGATTTTGCGTGGGGCGTCCGACGGTTTTTCAACGCCACCAGGCACAGCCAGGCTCACACCCGCCGTGCCGATCCGCAGTTGCAACGGCAATCGCGCGCGATGGCCGTTGCCGTGGGGAATACGCACATTGCCGGCGAGCAACACGTCACCGCCCAGCGCTTCGACCGCCACGTGGTCGCCTTCAAACCGCAGGCGCAGGTGCAGGCCGGCAATGCCGGGATCGGTGAGTACCAAGTCGGCCGCCAGGTCGGCGCCGAGGGTATAGACCGGCTGGTCGAGCACCAGGGAACTGCCCTGGTGCAAACCACCGGTCACGGTCAAGGTCGGTGCGCCAGTAGCGGCGACCGGCCCCAAGGAAATCAAGGCTGTCATGGTTGGGTTTGCCCCCTTGAGCATGTGCAACGGGGTCAAGCATCAGAGGGTAAACGGGCAGCGCCGGCGCCGCCCGTTTGGCGAATCAGTTCTGCGGACGCTGTTTGGTGGCGTCGAGCTCCGCTTTTTTCGCGGTGCTGATTTCGGTGATCTTGGCCGACTTCTCGATAGCCATGTTGAAGGTCGCTTCCATCTTCGCGATAGCGTCGTCGGCGCCGCCTGCTTTTACTGGTGGGACATCAGCCATGTTCATCTCCTTGCATCGATAGGGAAGTTATTCAGTTGCGCAACAGCAAGCTGAAAGTATGCAAACCGGTGAATGCCCAAAACGTCAGACAGTGAGCCTTCGAACTGCCGTCGGTTTGCATGGGTTCCATACTACTCACGATCAAAACGCCTTCGCTGTGAAAGCTTGTGAAACGTTCCACACAGGCACTGTGAAAGATTTGGCTCAACCTGGCGTTGAGAAAAATTCATCCATTTTCAGGCACGGAACTTTCAGAAAAAACCCAAGACACGCTGCAGCCCCCGATTTACGGGGGCCTTCCAACTGTGAACACAACGAACGTGAGCAATAAAGCTCGATACAAACGAGCTATGAAGCAAGGCTTGGCAATTATTTTCGCGACGACTTCACATTTCTCGCTAATAGCCTTTTGCCCAACTTCCCAGATATTTCCATTTGTAACAACAGCGACTTAATCATCGCGTTTGATAGCCCCTCCCAAGCAGCCTTATTGCTGGGAGAACAACTTTGCGCCGCGCCCGTTAGTGCAACTGCACTAATAACCAAAGGACTCGTTCACGGGCCGGCTATATATAAAACTTCCAGGTGATCTATGACCGACATGAATGATTCACCCACAACGCTCCTCGACAACGACGGTTGCGCTGAGATTCACTTCGGCCCTTATCGACTGCTCCCCAAGCGCCATCAATTGCTCAAGCACGGGCAACCCGTGAACCTCGGCAGCCGCGCGCTGACACTGCTGATCGCCCTCGCCTCGCGCCCCGGCGAACTGCTGAAAAAAACCGAACTGCTCGACATTGCCTGGCCGAAACTGGTGGTGGAGGAATGCAACCTGCGCACGCAGATCAAGACCCTGCGCCGTACCCTCGGTGACGAGGAAGCGTTGTACATCGCCACGGCACCCGGCCTGGGTTACCGCTTTGTGGCGCCGACCTGGTTCGAGCGGGCACCAAAACCGGCGGTGAGAGAACCGGTGGTGCTGGGTGTGTATGGCTGCCGCCATTGTCGCGGCGCGGGGATGGTGCCGCTGTTTGCACAGATGGGTATGCAAAACAGTTGATGACCCAAGGTTATTCCGTTGGAAAAATATGTTTTTTCCAACGGAATGTTTGGCGCAGCCCAATCGTTGTTATTCCTGAAACTGCCCAACACCCATCACCTTCAGGAACGCTTTTATGAATCGCTCTCTTCTGCTCGGCCTGCTCAGTGTCTTCGCGGTCGGCTCCGCCCAGGCGGCGTCGTTGCAAGTCCCGGTCAACCTGGTCAGTGCCGATGGTGCGCCACAGCCCGTCGGTAGCATCACCATCAGTGAATCGGCCTACGGCTTGATTTTCACCCCTGATCTCAAATCCTTGCCAATGGGCGTGCACGGCTTTCATATCCATGAAAACGGCAGCTGTGAAGCGGGTGTGAAAGACGGCGTGAAAGTCGCGGCACTGGCCGCCGGCGGACACTTCGACCCGGAAAAAACCGGCAAGCACCTGGGCCCTTACGCCGACGGCCACTTGGGTGACCTGCCGGCGCTGTACGTGAACATGGACGGCACCTCGAACAACCCGGTGCTCGCGCCCCGCTTGAAAAGCCTGGCGCAGATCAAGGGCCACGCGCTGATGATCCATGCCGGCGGCGACAACCATTCCGACATGCCCAAGCCATTGGGCGGTGGCGGTGAGCGACTGGTGTGCGGCGTGATTTAAGCCAGCGCGCTCAGGTCCAGGTGCCCATCCTTGATCGGCGGGCACCAGTAGTAACCGCCGGTCAACGGTGTGCTGATGCGGTACAGGCCATCGACAATCCCATCTTCCAGCCCGCTCATGCGGCGCAGTTGCGCTTCGAACGCGTCGAAGGAATGGCCGAACGCGAGAAACATCAACCCGGCTTGGCCGTTCTCGGCCCATGGCATGGAACGACGCACTACGAAGGCTTCCGGGGTGAAGCTTTCCTGGGCGGTGCGTTTGGTGTGGGCGGACTCGGGGGCGTCGTCGAGTTCTTCGTTGTCGCCATGGCGGCGACCGATGATGTGGTCGCGCTCTTGCGCAGGCAAGGCGGCGAAGCCGTCGAGGTCGTGCTGCCACTGCTGGATCGCGGCAAAGCTGGCGCCGCTGTCGGTCAGGGCCGCTTCAACCGCCGCGTCATCGTGGGGGTTCTCGGTGCCGTCTTCGTAGTCGGTGAGGTCGAAGCCGGTCTTGTAGCGGAAGCCTTCGGTCATCTGCACCAGGCGGAACGCCGGGGCCAGGGCCTTTTCGAAGGCGCGGCTGCGCAACAGCAATTCACCGCGATCCACGCCGTGCAGCCATACCCACAACGCCTGTTGGGTTGACGGGTTATGCGCGCCCGGCCCGCTGACCGTGGGGAATGTGCGCAAGCCTTCAATCCGGGCGCCCAAGGCATTCACCAGTGGTTCGCCAAAACCCACCACCGCCGCCGAATCGGTCAACTGCACCAGCGCGTCCAACGCAGCGGGCACCGCGGCCAGTGAATCCACGGCAAAAAACAGATGGCGTGCCTGCAACGGCACCGGTGCGGCAAGAATGCCCGGCTGGTACTGACTCATGTGAACTCCTTCTGAAAAGCCGCGCAGTTTAACCGTCAGGCGCATGGCTGCGTACAAGAAAGCGCGCAAGCCTTGCCATAGAGCCTGTTGTTGGGTGACTCTCTAGTCATGTTTTGCAACTATTCCAGGGGTAGCGACATGACCACCAGCAACCTGCTCGCCCAGCTGTTTCCCGCTTCCGCCGCCGAGATTCCCGAGACATTCCAGCTAGGGGCGCCCATTGAACAGCGTGATTACCTGGTCGATGGCCAGTTGCAGGTGTGGAACGGCCCCTTGGCCAAAGTGCAGAGCCCGGTGCAGTTTGGCGACGAACGTGTGCATATCGGCAGCACGCCGCTGCTGGACGCCGAGACCGCCCTCACCGCCCTGGATGCCGCCGTGCGTGCCTATGATCGGGGCCAGGGTGAATGGCCGACGATGCGCGTGGCCGAACGTATCCAGCACGTCGAAGCCTTCCTGCGACGCATGCGTGAACAGCGCGATGCCGTGGTCAAGCTGTTGATGTGGGAGATCGGCAAGAACCTCAAGGACTCGCAGAAAGAGTTCGACCGCACCTGCGACTACATCAACGACACCATCAATGCCCTCAAGGAACTCGACCGTCGCTCCAGCCGCTTCGAGTTGGAACAGGACACCCTCGGCCAGATCCGCCGCGTGCCGCTGGGCGTGGCGCTGTGCATGGGGCCCTATAACTATCCGCTGAACGAGACCTTCACCACGCTGATTCCGGCGTTGATCATGGGTAACACCGTGG
The genomic region above belongs to Pseudomonas azotoformans and contains:
- a CDS encoding FliH/SctL family protein; the encoded protein is MSELPSRPTARILRAEDAALWSDGFAFLQAAKQQAEQIKADSEQWLSSARAEGFESARQAGAEQVAQLLLHTQSQVQHYLSSLEASLADLALGIVREVLGELDNADRVVRSTRQALSAFRQDQALTLWVPPAEVDALRQRLKLEGLAIAVDADEQLHAGQARLNSPAGSVELGLEAQLQNLRRSLLPFAEEGVV
- the sctJ gene encoding type III secretion system inner membrane ring lipoprotein SctJ: MPSPNRALRLLLIGLLASLLQACNTDLYTNLSERDANAMVAVLLRGGIPAERKAQDNGQLKVVVDESRFAEAMTLLDNAGLPQQSFSNMGEVFKGNGLVSSPVQERAQMIYALSEELSHSVSQIDGIVAARVHVVLPDNDLLKRVISPSSASVLVRYDPGTDINTLIPQIKTLVANGISGLSYDGVSVTAIKAAVAISNNPAQPRLARFMGLWLLEDNLTQARLMFGALLLIALGAVGVLARQQWTRRQSQALYVLKEGE
- a CDS encoding tetratricopeptide repeat protein translates to MSKNFLLASTLLLAACSSKPATDSDKSLQLANDLSKRGDYASAAALYERAAQQPGAGIELWLKLGQAKLDAKDALGAERAFQQALGFDAHNADALLGLGTAQLQLGKTQRAVTALGQAAEIGGLPVAYTRLGVAQILNGQAAAAQTAFAKSLSLKPDDLDNRCNLALAYALGGQSQLAVETIAPVAQSPRALPRHQRNELLVMVLAGYEQRVTGLPLDDIPAAERARLVTEAKRIKAISDPVAQARELGLVDPR
- a CDS encoding type II and III secretion system protein family protein codes for the protein MMRFCVLLLSVFACVSQAQEIAAGAGGSIALASGEGRILHFVAPVDSVLVAEPNVADLQVVSPGTIYIFGKAPGNTSLIALGSDGKQLASLTLAVSSGSQAVSTPMQALHPGNGAQISGAGNRLVAKGTLGSVAEATDLNALLNPQGQGFQSAINTTEYAGSAQVNLRVRFAEVSRSELLHYGVNWNAMFNNGTFSFGLITGGPLAAATAGGLAAAGAGSGNVNIDGMLDALQANGVLQILAEPNITAMTGQTASFLAGGEVAIPVPVNRDLVGIEYKSFGVSLLFNPTLLPNGRIALQVRPEVSSVVSGGTVDFGNFHVPSFSVRRADTRVEVGSGQTFAIAGLFQRESSQDIEKLPLLGDLPILGNLFRSKRFQRNETELVILITPYLVEPVRGRTLATPLDAQPATAAATGPRSGGAFGFYMN
- the sctV gene encoding type III secretion system export apparatus subunit SctV, translating into MSALNRLNNLARLAAQRTDVIIVAFMLMAIVMMIIPLPTYLVDALIGLNIALSILILIVAFYIGHSVEFSALPPLILLSTLFRLSLSITTTRLILLHGDAGHIVKAFGDFVIAGQVVVGMVVFLIITVAQFVVITKGAERVAEVAARFTLDAMPGKQMSIDNDLRNGDIDQAEARRRRSRLERESQMFGAMDGAMKFVKGDAIAGLVILAVNLLGGMLIGMIERDMPFGVAVHTYSLLTVGDGLIAQIPALLISVAAGTVVTRVNSDGEAGDLGSEIIKQLGASYRALGLTALIMIGVSLLPGFPTWVFLGLSLVFGGAAFMMYRRHHRQPELEVLVETPEPVVEVQAELDDNLLPDTRVLLTLGSGMSQSAPRQLLRQRVEALCHDLRTELGVDMPVPGIYMEAKATPGSFRVSLEGVPVSEGELPINCLLVQDDPVHVQLLDIATVQADSPLNGRSAHWVERQHEDTLRNAGIGFLLPDEVLRGVLERSLRRYAADFLGIQETRLLLERTEATYGELVKEALRLVPLQRVAETLRLLVGEGVSIRNQRALLEAMVEWGARETDAGRLAEHLRAALARQISHQYADRNRVIGALVLAPGLEDQLRASLRRQEPQRELIPEEVSRALLAQLRQACDNTREVNSAVLLVHPELRRSLRRLVLRGELELAVLSFRELATEYNLQALVTISLTEISNRRAPVAASVTPLASAS
- a CDS encoding tetratricopeptide repeat protein, producing MARENDDAVQLLKGIGELYRRNGQSQRALVMLLIAVSVAPHDGVLLRSLVLSFTDSGDAARALSALDRLVAMEGESASLLLLRARALWYGERKDEARQCFKRYLAARRAGA
- a CDS encoding SctD/MshK family protein, encoding MTALISLGPVAATGAPTLTVTGGLHQGSSLVLDQPVYTLGADLAADLVLTDPGIAGLHLRLRFEGDHVAVEALGGDVLLAGNVRIPHGNGHRARLPLQLRIGTAGVSLAVPGGVEKPSDAPRKITPWIVATVLLFICAGALAVRSEAPLLPAPVAVDEVAPLKKPSREQAKAWLEQQLQTARLDTVKISDSNGQLSATGTFEQSQKPQWLALQQAFDQRYGQQVVLNPRVTARADAAAPRVRFQAVWFGAQPYVINDSGKRLYPGAALADNWVLERIENNQVILARGEERFTFTL
- a CDS encoding winged helix-turn-helix domain-containing protein, which produces MNDSPTTLLDNDGCAEIHFGPYRLLPKRHQLLKHGQPVNLGSRALTLLIALASRPGELLKKTELLDIAWPKLVVEECNLRTQIKTLRRTLGDEEALYIATAPGLGYRFVAPTWFERAPKPAVREPVVLGVYGCRHCRGAGMVPLFAQMGMQNS
- the sodC gene encoding superoxide dismutase family protein; translation: MNRSLLLGLLSVFAVGSAQAASLQVPVNLVSADGAPQPVGSITISESAYGLIFTPDLKSLPMGVHGFHIHENGSCEAGVKDGVKVAALAAGGHFDPEKTGKHLGPYADGHLGDLPALYVNMDGTSNNPVLAPRLKSLAQIKGHALMIHAGGDNHSDMPKPLGGGGERLVCGVI